From a region of the Corallococcus coralloides DSM 2259 genome:
- a CDS encoding hybrid sensor histidine kinase/response regulator produces MNEAQAGWGAASGSVPPPLHELLQQLPAFFGLYRGPVHHIEFSTSTRLPLLDTHGQVGIPLREACPQLGGPGWHEAWDRVFATGEALHLREASARARTADEDLFFNLSLLPRRDAQGKVEGVLAFAVDVTELVRTRRAAWTTAAWRTERLQAMTAALSEALTPAQVVEVAAREGALAMGAVTGLVVVPAGAALDVFERAAAHGFAPGELEGWQRFEVSATCPLTDVTRTREPCALGSWTECMARYPRLAQLSRERTLAAWASVPLVSGGRVCGALGLGFGDARDFDAPERAFLLTVGRLCAQALDRARLYDEERAARSVAEAASRAKDAFLATVSHELRTPLTSILGWSQMLRQGLLGEDKRQRAVEAIERNARAQRQLIEDLLDISRIANGRLRLEPVPLELGHVVEAALDAVRPTALARELTLDVSVDADGVPLFGDPDRLQQVVWNLLSNAIKFTPPGGHVTVSARTRDEGAELVVRDDGEGIPADFLPFLFQRFQQADTGVSRQHGGLGLGLSIVRHLVELHGGTVTAVSDGLGKGATFTVVLPRTRVGTAPGSSRVPRPVEGLTLPRFPELEGQRVLVVDGQPDAREWMSVLLTRVGAHVLTATNVTDAMDEVRRSPPTVLVTDVTLAGEDGYSLLYRLRALPWESGGGVPALAVTAAARREDRDRALRAGFSAFVTKPLDAVELLTAVARLAPPPNPPGS; encoded by the coding sequence ATGAATGAAGCCCAGGCCGGGTGGGGCGCGGCGTCCGGCAGTGTGCCCCCGCCGCTGCATGAGCTGCTTCAGCAGCTCCCTGCCTTCTTCGGCCTCTACCGCGGCCCCGTTCACCACATCGAGTTCAGCACCTCCACGCGCCTGCCGCTGCTCGACACGCATGGCCAGGTGGGCATCCCGCTGCGCGAGGCCTGCCCCCAACTGGGAGGTCCCGGCTGGCACGAGGCCTGGGACCGCGTCTTCGCCACCGGAGAAGCCCTGCACCTGCGCGAGGCCTCCGCCCGCGCGCGCACCGCCGACGAGGACCTCTTCTTCAACCTGTCCCTGCTGCCGCGACGCGACGCACAGGGGAAGGTGGAAGGCGTGCTCGCCTTCGCGGTGGACGTGACGGAGCTCGTGCGCACCCGCCGCGCCGCGTGGACCACCGCGGCCTGGCGCACCGAGCGCCTCCAGGCGATGACCGCCGCGCTCTCCGAAGCGCTCACCCCCGCGCAGGTGGTGGAGGTGGCCGCGCGCGAAGGCGCCCTCGCCATGGGGGCCGTCACCGGCCTGGTGGTGGTGCCCGCGGGAGCGGCCCTGGACGTCTTCGAGCGCGCCGCCGCGCATGGCTTCGCTCCCGGTGAGCTGGAGGGCTGGCAGCGCTTCGAGGTCTCCGCGACCTGTCCCCTCACGGACGTGACGCGCACCCGCGAGCCCTGCGCGCTGGGCTCGTGGACGGAGTGCATGGCGCGCTACCCGAGGCTCGCGCAGTTATCCCGCGAGCGGACCCTGGCGGCGTGGGCGTCCGTGCCGCTGGTGAGCGGTGGGCGCGTGTGCGGCGCGCTGGGCCTGGGCTTCGGCGACGCGCGCGACTTCGACGCGCCGGAGCGTGCCTTCCTGCTGACGGTGGGCCGCCTGTGCGCGCAGGCGTTGGACCGCGCGCGCCTGTACGACGAGGAGCGCGCGGCCCGGAGCGTCGCGGAGGCCGCCAGCCGCGCCAAGGACGCGTTCCTCGCCACGGTGTCCCATGAGCTGCGCACGCCGCTCACGTCCATCCTCGGCTGGTCGCAGATGCTGCGGCAGGGCCTGCTGGGTGAAGACAAGCGCCAGCGCGCGGTGGAGGCCATCGAGCGCAACGCCCGCGCGCAACGACAGCTCATCGAGGACCTGCTCGACATCAGCCGCATCGCCAACGGCCGCCTGCGCCTGGAGCCGGTGCCGCTGGAGCTGGGCCACGTGGTGGAGGCGGCGCTGGATGCCGTCAGGCCCACGGCGCTCGCGCGCGAGCTGACGCTCGATGTCTCCGTGGACGCGGACGGCGTGCCGCTGTTCGGGGACCCGGACCGCTTGCAGCAGGTGGTGTGGAACCTGCTCTCCAACGCCATCAAGTTCACCCCGCCCGGCGGCCACGTGACGGTGTCCGCGCGCACGCGCGACGAGGGCGCGGAGCTGGTGGTGCGCGACGACGGCGAGGGCATCCCCGCGGACTTCCTGCCCTTCCTCTTCCAGCGCTTCCAGCAGGCGGACACCGGCGTGAGCCGCCAGCACGGAGGCCTGGGCCTGGGCCTGTCCATCGTGCGGCACCTGGTGGAGCTGCACGGCGGCACCGTGACGGCCGTCAGCGACGGGCTGGGGAAGGGCGCCACGTTCACCGTCGTGCTGCCCCGCACGCGCGTGGGCACGGCCCCGGGCTCCTCGCGCGTGCCGCGCCCCGTGGAGGGCCTGACGCTGCCGCGCTTCCCGGAGCTGGAGGGCCAGCGCGTGCTGGTGGTGGATGGCCAGCCGGACGCGCGCGAGTGGATGTCCGTGTTGCTCACCCGCGTGGGCGCGCACGTGCTCACCGCCACCAACGTCACCGACGCCATGGATGAAGTGCGCCGCTCCCCGCCCACGGTGCTGGTGACGGACGTGACGCTGGCCGGCGAGGACGGCTATTCGCTCCTGTACCGGCTGCGCGCGCTGCCCTGGGAGTCCGGAGGTGGCGTGCCCGCGCTCGCCGTCACCGCCGCCGCGCGCCGTGAGGACCGCGACCGCGCCCTGCGCGCGGGCTTCAGTGCCTTCGTCACCAAGCCGCTCGACGCGGTGGAATTGCTCACGGCGGTGGCGCGTCTTGCCCCTCCGCCCAATCCGCCGGGCTCCTGA
- a CDS encoding ABC transporter ATP-binding protein, whose amino-acid sequence MPSSPSDSRPLVELRAVTKSYAEGDSVREVLSGTSLALHRGEFVVLLGRSGSGKSTLLNLISGIDQATHGEILVEGRDLGRMPERDRTLLRRERIGFIFQAFNLLPTLTVEENVRLPLELLGRSSAEASARARELLERVGLGARANSFPDRLSGGEQQRVAVARALAHAPPLLLADEPTGNLDEETGGQVLDLLEGLTRQGHACALIVTHEPAMAERADRVLTMENGRLVERPGGARGRGTP is encoded by the coding sequence ATGCCTTCCTCTCCTTCTGATTCGCGGCCCCTCGTCGAACTGCGCGCCGTCACCAAGTCCTACGCGGAAGGCGATTCCGTGCGCGAGGTGCTCTCCGGCACGTCGCTCGCCCTGCACCGGGGCGAGTTCGTGGTGCTGCTGGGCCGCAGCGGCTCCGGCAAGTCCACGCTGCTCAACCTCATCAGCGGCATCGACCAGGCGACGCACGGCGAAATCCTGGTGGAGGGCCGCGACCTGGGGCGCATGCCGGAGCGGGACCGCACGCTGCTGCGCCGCGAGCGCATCGGCTTCATCTTCCAGGCGTTCAACCTGCTGCCCACGCTGACGGTGGAGGAGAACGTGCGGCTGCCGCTGGAGCTGCTCGGCCGCTCGAGCGCCGAGGCCAGCGCGCGGGCGCGGGAGCTGCTGGAACGCGTGGGCTTGGGAGCGCGCGCGAACAGCTTCCCGGACCGGCTCTCCGGAGGAGAACAGCAGCGCGTGGCGGTGGCGCGAGCCCTGGCCCACGCCCCGCCGCTGCTGCTGGCGGACGAGCCCACGGGCAACCTGGACGAGGAGACGGGCGGACAGGTGTTGGACCTGCTGGAAGGGCTCACCCGGCAGGGCCATGCGTGCGCGCTCATCGTCACGCACGAACCCGCGATGGCGGAGCGCGCGGACCGCGTACTGACGATGGAGAACGGACGCCTGGTGGAGCGCCCCGGCGGCGCGCGCGGCAGGGGGACGCCATGA